In one Lolium rigidum isolate FL_2022 chromosome 3, APGP_CSIRO_Lrig_0.1, whole genome shotgun sequence genomic region, the following are encoded:
- the LOC124697724 gene encoding tyrosine-specific transport system-like gives MQGVVTRRARYCPAKLQRQVPSSCRAPRVSTSFSCRDGSRCSVAPGERPRAVVVRAGVGPGIGDGEQAAPRRQDVVGAASTTGGAKRGTVAGAVALIVGTSIGSGILAVPQSTAPAGFVPSAVCMVTCWAFLVAEALLLAEINVHLRRKQKKDGDGGGGGLEVISMKSMAQETLGEWGGNLAATAYLFLSYTSMVAYTSKSGEVLARVIGVPEPVSGGAFTAAVALLIAAGGTGVTAQVNQLLTFFMIGLLLTIEVSAVALGGGLGLPANTHWEQLPATLPVIIFTLVYHDIAPVICAYLEGDLARIRLSIIVGSLVPLLSLLVWDDIALGLSTDLKGFAILDMIKTEWGYMVVETFSLLAVGTSLIGTLLGASQFFVEQMTNLASSTEYEKINQDVHEEDGSSHLGWKTLLESNRLSYVATGAVVVPTVLIAAAVPDSFSIATDIAGGYCMTILYGVLPPLMAWSIGSKLSDQKADLAEAVETSKEINQKASFTSAKPVLVGMGVFSVLMVFQQIFQDLLSFNTYLLSWAS, from the exons ATGCAGGGCGTCGTGACCAGGCGCGCGCGCTACTGCCCGGCGAAGCTCCAGCGCCAAGTACCCTCCAGCTGCCGAGCACCGCGCGTATCCACAAGCTTTAGCTGCCGCGATGGCAGTCGGTGCAGCGTCGCTCCGGGCGAGAGGCCCCGGGCCGTCGTGGTGAGAGCGGGCGTTGGCCCGGGGATAGGAGATGGGGAGCAAGCAGCGCCGCGGCGACAGGACGTCGTCGGAGCAGCGTCGACGACGGGTGGCGCTAAGAGAGGGACCGTGGCTGGCGCCGTCGCGCTCATAGTCGGCACGAGCATCGGGTCCGGCATCCTCGCCGTGCCGCAGAGCACAGCACCCGCG GGTTTCGTTCCAAGCGCCGTGTGCATGGTCACCTGCTGGGCCTTCCTGGTGGCCGAAGCGCTCCTCCTCGCCGAGATCAACGTCCACCTGCGCCGGAAGCAGAAGAAagacggcgacggtggcggcggagggcTGGAGGTGATCTCAATGAAGAGCATGGCGCAGGAGACGCTGGGCGAGTGGGGAGGGAACCTGGCCGCCACAGCCTACCTATTCCTGTCATACACGTCCATGGTCGCCTACACGTCGAAATCCGGCGAGGTGCTCGCCCGCGTGATCGGCGTGCCCGAGCCCGTCTCCGGCGGCGCATTCACCGCAGCCGTCGCGCTCCTCATCGCCGCGGGAGGCACGGGCGTCACCGCCCAAGTGAACCAGCTGCTCACCTTCTTCATGATAG GGTTGCTGCTAACGATCGAAGTCTCGGCCGTAGCGTTGGGCGGTGGCCTTGGCCTGCCAGCCAACACCCACTGGGAGCAGCTTCCCGCAACACTCCCGGTGATCATCTTCACTCTCGTCTACCACGACATCGCACCAG TGATATGCGCGTACCTGGAAGGGGACCTCGCGAGGATCCGGCTCTCGATCATCGTCGGGAGCCTCGTGCCACTGCTGTCGCTGCTCGTGTGGGACGACATCGCACTGGGCCTCTCCACAGATCTCAAAGGGTTTGCCATTCTGGACATGATCAAGACAGA ATGGGGCTACATGGTGGTGGAGACGTTCTCGCTCCTCGCTGTCGGGACGTCGCTCATCGGGACACTGCTCGGCGCCTCGCAGTTCTTCGTCGAGCAGATGACCAACCTAGCCTCCTCAACCGAGTACGAAAAGATCAACCAAGACGTCCACGAGGAAGATGGATCGAGTCATCTTGGTTGGAAAACACTGCTGGAAAGCAACAGGCTCAGTTACGTTGCCACTGGGGCCGTGGTTGTCCCAACCGTTCTGATAGCGGCTGCTGTCCCGGACTCCTTCTCCATAGCTACTGACATTGCA GGCGGCTACTGCATGACCATCTTGTATGGTGTTCTCCCTCCGCTGATGGCCTGGTCTATTGGTTCCAAGTTATCTGACCAAAAAGCTGATCTTGCAGAAGCAGTAGAAACATCTAAGGAAATCAATCAAAAAGCGAGCTTCACTAGTGCGAAACCTGTACTGGTCGGGATGGGGGTGTTCTCTGTGCTCATGGTCTTCCAGCAAATCTTCCAAGACTTGCTCAGTTTTAACACGTATCTCCTCTCATGGGCTAGCTAG